In Nocardioides sp. W7, the genomic stretch CTGGACTGATCGGATCTCGGCTTGGTCCTGGTGCTTCGATGGAGCCATGACCGACTGGCAGGACCCCGAAGCGGTCCGATTCATGCTCGCCGACTGCAAGACCTGGGCGGTCGTGGGCCTCTCCGGCGACCCGACCCGCACGGCGTACGGGATCGCCCAGCTGCTGCAGGAACGCGGCAAGCGGATCGTGCCGGTGCACCCGTCGGCGCCGACCGTGCTGGGCGAGCAGGGCTACGCGAGCCTCGCCGACATCCCGTTCCCGGTCGACGTCGTCGACGTGTTCCGTCGGTCCGAGGCGGCCGGCGAGTTCGCCGACCAGGCGGTCGCGATCGGCGCCAAGGGGGTCTGGCTCCAGCTCGGCGTCATCGACGAGGACGCCTTCGAGCGCACCACCGCCGCTGGCGTACCGATGGTCATGGACACCTGCCCCGCGATCGAGTGGCGGCGACGCTAACCCCGGCCGACCCGTCACTTTCTCGGCACTTTTCGCGGCGTGTCGGCGCGGGTCTGACGGGTCGATGAGCGGACGTCGTCGTACCGCTCATCGAACCGTCAATCCTTCGTCGACACACCGCAGAATGCGCCGAGAAAGTGACGGGTCGGCGGGCGGGGGGGTCAGCGTCGAACCCCGGAGGCAGCCCACCGTGCGGCAACACTGATGCCGCGCTCCAGGGGGCCGGGGCGGCGGAGGGCGGCGTAGACCGCGCCGATGGCGAGCAGCACCAGCACGTGCCAGACGTACGACGAGGGCTCCTCCGGCGGCCAGATCCGCTCGGTGCGCAGCAACACGTGCAGGCTGTAGAGCGAGAGGGTCATGGTGCCGGCGCCGAAGAGGACCCGCACCGCCTCGTGAGGTAGCTCCGGCAGCCGACCGACCAGCAGCAGGCAGGCCCCGATGACGAACAGCGAGCTGCCGATGGTCTGGGCGAGGTCGAACGGCGTACTGCTGTGCGGCGCCACGACGAGCAGCCACGTCCACGGGCCGTCGGCCGGCACGTTGCCGAACATGCCGGTGGCAACCGTGTCCGGCAGCCCGTCGCTCGCCGGCCAGCGGGCGGTCAGCGCGTGCGAGACCCGGGTCGCCACGACGGCAAGGGCGAGACCGGCGCCGACCAGCCGGACCTGCAGCCGCCGCGACCCCAGGTCGGCCCGGCCCAGCGCCATCCCGACGAGCAGGTAGGCCAGCCACGGCAGCACCGGGTAGTAGCCGGTGAGCAGCAGCTCGGAGGCCAGGTGCCCGGGATCGGCGAGCTGGTCGAAGGCCGGGCTCGCCACCCCGCGCTCCGGCAGGTGCGGCCGCACCAGCCGGGACAGCACCGGCACGACGACCACCCAGGCGGCGGCGAGCAGGAGGAGCGCCCGGGTCCGCAGCCCGACGAACACCGCGCCCAGGCAGAACAGCACGCCGTAGTAGGTCAGGATCACCGCGATCCCCGAGTCCGCCAGCGCGAGCGCCATCCCGAGCAGCGCCACCAGCAGCGCGCGTACGACGATCGCCGCGGTCCGGGCGAGCCGCTCGCGACCGACCACGGGAGTGCGACCGCCCGTGGTGAGCGCGAGGGTGACGCCGGCGAGTACGGCGAAGAGCGCGGACGCCCGTCCGCCGGCCAGCCACTGACCGGCGCTCAGGCCGCCGTCGGGGCCGCGCTCGTCGAGGACGTGCGTCGCCACCATCCCCAGCAGGGCCAGGCAGCGGGCGACGTCGAGGCCGACGATCCGCCGGCCGGCCATGGGGTCAGAAGCCCAGTCGCCGCGGTGCCGCAGCGCTGCGGACGGCCGCGCCCTTCTCCTGCGCACTGACCTTCAGCGCCGCCTGGAAGTCGACCATCCGCTGCTGCAGCTCCGGGTCGGTCGCTGCCAGGATCCGCACCGCCAGCAGTCCGGCGTTGCGGGCGCCGCCGACGGCGACCGTCGCGACCGGCACGCCGGCCGGCATCTGCACGATGGAGAGCAGCGAGTCCATGCCGTCGAGGTACTTCAGCGGCACCGGCACGCCGATCACCGGCAGCGGGGTGACCGACGCGAGCATCCCGGGCAGGTGAGCCGCTCCCCCGGCGCCGGCGATGATCACCGACAGACCGCGGCCGACCGCCTCCCTGCCGTAGGCGATCATCTCCTCCGGCATCCGGTGCGCGGAGACCACGTCGGCCTCGTGGGCGATGTCGAACTCGGCCAGCGCCTCCGCGGCCAGCTTCATCACCGGCCAGTCGGAGTCGGAGCCCATCACGATGCCGACGCGGGGGGTTTCGACAGGCTCAACCACCGTAGATCACTCGCTTTCGTTGCCGAGGTCGCCGCGGAACCAGGCGGCGGCGTGCCGCGCCCGCTCCAGGCAGTCCTCGAGATCGTCGCCATAGGCGTTCACGTGGCCGACCTTGCGGCCCGGCCTCAGGTCCTTGCCGTACAGGTGCACCCGCAGCTGCGGGTCGCGCGCCATCGCGTGCGGGAAACCGTCGTACAGCCGCCCGACGGACGGATCGTGGCTCCCCAGGATGTTGACCATCACCGTCCACCGCGCCCGCGGCGCGGGCGAGCCGAGCGGCAGGTCGAGGACGGCGCGCAGGTGGTTCT encodes the following:
- a CDS encoding CoA-binding protein, with protein sequence MTDWQDPEAVRFMLADCKTWAVVGLSGDPTRTAYGIAQLLQERGKRIVPVHPSAPTVLGEQGYASLADIPFPVDVVDVFRRSEAAGEFADQAVAIGAKGVWLQLGVIDEDAFERTTAAGVPMVMDTCPAIEWRRR
- a CDS encoding heparan-alpha-glucosaminide N-acetyltransferase domain-containing protein → MAGRRIVGLDVARCLALLGMVATHVLDERGPDGGLSAGQWLAGGRASALFAVLAGVTLALTTGGRTPVVGRERLARTAAIVVRALLVALLGMALALADSGIAVILTYYGVLFCLGAVFVGLRTRALLLLAAAWVVVVPVLSRLVRPHLPERGVASPAFDQLADPGHLASELLLTGYYPVLPWLAYLLVGMALGRADLGSRRLQVRLVGAGLALAVVATRVSHALTARWPASDGLPDTVATGMFGNVPADGPWTWLLVVAPHSSTPFDLAQTIGSSLFVIGACLLLVGRLPELPHEAVRVLFGAGTMTLSLYSLHVLLRTERIWPPEEPSSYVWHVLVLLAIGAVYAALRRPGPLERGISVAARWAASGVRR
- the purE gene encoding 5-(carboxyamino)imidazole ribonucleotide mutase, with the protein product MVEPVETPRVGIVMGSDSDWPVMKLAAEALAEFDIAHEADVVSAHRMPEEMIAYGREAVGRGLSVIIAGAGGAAHLPGMLASVTPLPVIGVPVPLKYLDGMDSLLSIVQMPAGVPVATVAVGGARNAGLLAVRILAATDPELQQRMVDFQAALKVSAQEKGAAVRSAAAPRRLGF